The following are encoded together in the Corticium candelabrum chromosome 1, ooCorCand1.1, whole genome shotgun sequence genome:
- the LOC134193977 gene encoding uncharacterized protein LOC134193977, translating to MVRTLKTKLPAAPGVLQPQMPCNVLEQLNQQQRQEKHYHDQGARPSRSMPRRSGPSAKGKRMGTRRSDKAARHSAVVRDKHHGKVLRRNRRHLNPSPEPLSELSEGLDYNSDNVDNDDTSLGDPSGTVQQGQKLPTSPKVARSGREIRKPARLKDYVIC from the coding sequence ATGGTCCGAACCTTGAAGACAAAGTTGCCGGCAGCTCCAGGAGTGCTTCAGCCACAAATGCCTTGCAACGTATTGGAACAGCTGAACCAACAACAACGGCAGGAGAAGCATTATCATGACCAGGGAGCTCGACCAAGCAGATCTATGCCCAGGCGAAGTGGTCCGAGTGCAAAAGGGAAAAGAATGGGAACCCGCAGAAGTGATAAAGCAGCACGACACTCCGCGGTTGTACGTGATAAACACCATGGCAAAGTTCTGCGCAGAAATAGACGACATCTAAACCCATCACCAGAACCGCTCTCAGAACTTAGCGAGGGATTGGACTACAACTCAGACAACGTCGACAACGACGATACCAGTCTAGGAGATCCATCAGGCACCGTACAACAGGGACAGAAACTCCCAACCTCGCCAAAGGTGGCCAGATCGGGACGGGAGATAAGAAAACCGGCACGACTGAAGGACTATGTTATTTGTTGA